One Vigna unguiculata cultivar IT97K-499-35 chromosome 11, ASM411807v1, whole genome shotgun sequence DNA window includes the following coding sequences:
- the LOC114168534 gene encoding protein RICE SALT SENSITIVE 3-like, protein MVGSGTATDRSKEAVGMMALHEALRTVCLNSDWTYSVFWTIRPRPRVRGGNGCKVGDDNGSLMLMWEDGFCRGRVSDCLEEIDGEDPIRKSFSKMSIQLYNYGEGLMGKVTSDKCHKWVFKEPTECEPNMTNYWQSSFDALPPEWIEQFESGIQTIAVIQAGHGLLQLGSCKIIPEDLHFVLRMRHTFESLGYQSGFYLSQLFSSTRSTSSSTSLPSKPSTIPIRPPPPTLNWGQRPIGSATSLLPSATFQHAGRMGFPQAKDETQMFLMPHASSSEHVRMGDMMGEHESDIKWPNGLSIFNVLTGRSDDAKLLFNQESANPTSAMQNAGVANPNEFLSLDGNNEGTRKVDKFKRCFTLPAKVVSSSSSTSMDHHHHQQASVEYRNSGGMYQDVMETFLE, encoded by the exons atggTGGGCTCAGGAACAGCAACAGATAGGAGCAAAGAAGCTGTTGGGATGATGGCCCTTCACGAGGCCCTCAGAACTGTGTGTCTCAACTCAGATTGGACTTACTCTGTCTTCTGGACCATCCGTCCTCGACC AAGAGTGAGAGGTGGCAATGGGTGCAAAGTTGGGGATGATAATGGAAGCTT GATGTTGATGTGGGAAGATGGGTTTTGCCGAGGAAGGGTTTCAGATTGTTTGGAAGAGATTGATGGAGAGGATCCTATCAGGAAATCTTTCAGCAAAATGTCGATTCAGTTATATAATTATGGAGAAGG GTTGATGGGAAAGGTAACGTCTGATAAGTGCCACAAATGGGTCTTCAAAGAGCCTACAGAGTGTGAACCTAATATGACCAACTACTGGCAAAGCTCCTTTGATGCT CTTCCTCCTGAATGGATAGAACAGTTTGAGTCAGGCATTCAG ACAATCGCTGTGATTCAAGCTGGCCATGGCCTTCTGCAACTTGGTTCTTGCAAGATT ATTCCTGAAGACCTTCATTTTGTGCTAAGAATGAGACACACTTTTGAATCTCTAGGCTACCAATCAGGATTCTACCTCTCACAACTCTTCTCTTCAACTAGGAGCACTTCCTCTTCTACTTCCCTTCCATCAAAACCATCCACCATTCCAATTAGGCCACCCCCTCCAACCCTCAACTGGGGTCAGAGGCCAATTGGGTCTGCTACTTCTTTGCTACCCTCTGCAACTTTTCAACATGCAGGCAGAATGGGGTTCCCACAGGCCAAAGATGAGACTCAGATGTTCCTCATGCCTCATGCATCATCATCAGAGCATGTGAGAATGGGAGACATGATGGGGGAGCATGAGAGTGACATAAAGTGGCCAAATGGATTATCCATCTTCAATGTACTCACTGGAAGATCTGATGATGCTAAACTCTTGTTCAATCAAGAGAGTGCAAATCCAACCTCAGCAATGCAGAATGCTGGTGTGGCAAACCCAAATGAGTTCTTGAGCTTGGATGGCAACAATGAAGGGACAAGGAAAGTGGACAAGTTCAAGAGGTGCTTCACTCTACCAGCCAAAGTGGTTTCATCTTCATCCTCTACTTCAATGGATCATCACCATCATCAACAAGCAAGTGTGGAGTATAGGAATTCAGGAGGCATGTACCAGGATGTCATGGAGACCTTTTTGGAGTGA